The window CCCCGGCTGGGGGAGGTCGAGGGTGCCGGGTCCCGGTCCTTCGGGTCGCTCGCGAAACACGACGTCCCCGGTCCCCGACAGGCGCGCCTCGATGCGCAGGGGTGTTGGTCCGGTCAGGGGCTCCCGTGGGACGAGGAGCACCTTGTTCTGCGGCGCGGGGTCCTGCGACGCCACCAGCGGCTGGCTGAAGGGGACGGCGACGATGCGGCCGGCATGACCGACGGCCCGGGGGACCTGGGCCCCGTCGCTGAAGCCGGTCATCGCCCACTCCGGCAGCGCCCCGACCCGGACGTCACTGCGGCAGTCCTCGGTGGCCGTCGGTTCCGAGCACCCGGCCAGACTGATCGCCACGGCCGCCGCGGTGACTCCGAGGAGCAGGGCCCGGCGACGCACGGCGTCACGCCAGACGGCACCGGTCCGCCGGCGGACCCGCGGGAAGCGCGCAGTTGTGAGCCGAGCGGTCGTCTCCCGGGCCGTACGTCGCGCGGAAGCGACTCGTCGGCTCACGTCTGCACCGAGGACCAGCCGGCGGCGTGCAGGCGCTCGAAGGCGTCGAGCAGCAGGTCGAGGGTGAACTCGAACTCCGACTGCTCGTCGCACGCGCCGGTCGGGTTGCGGGTGGCGGCGTCGAGGGCGATGGCCGTGACGTACGGGAAGGCCTGGGCCAGCTGCTGCATCACCTCGGGCGGGGGAGGCGCTTCCTCGCCGCCCGCCGCCGGTGAGGAGAACGCCTCCGGGCTGAACCCCCAGATCCGGTGGCCCAGGGCGTGCATCGCGTGGTGGGTGAGGTCCACCGAGAAGCCCGCGTCGATGAGGTCCCCGGCGAGGGTGTCCATGTGACGCAGCACGCTCGGCGTGCGGCGCGTCGCGCCCTCGATGGCGGGTCGCAACCACGGGTGGACGAGCAGGGCCTGCCGGGCGGCCAGGATCCGGGCCCGGACGGTGTCCCGCCAGTCCGTCCCCAGCGGCGGTGCTGCGTACCCGTCGATGACCGCGTCGAGCATCCCGGCGACCAGGTCGTCCTTGTCGGCGACGTGCTTGTACAGCGCCATCGGCACCACGCCGAGTCGCCCCGCCAACGCCCGCATGCTCACCGCGTCCAGGCCCTGCTCGTCGGCCAGCGCGACCGCCTCGGCGACGACCCGCGTGCGGTCCAGGGGCGTGCGGCGAGGAGAGCCAGCGGGCACGGCGGGCCTCCCCGGGGCTTGACGAGGTGTACAGCGTACGCCTAGCGTGCCCGGACACGGAGGTGTACGCCGTACACCTGATCCCGGGAGGACGCCATGACCCACGACCGCAAGCTCGCCCTCGTCGCCGGAGTGCTCTACCTGGCCACCTTCGTGACCTCGATGCCCGCCCTGGCGCTGAAGACGCCGTTCCTCGATTCCGGTGCGCATCCTCTGTGGGCGGCTTGGGGGTCGGTCCTCGAGGTGCTGCTGGCCGCTGCCTGCGTGGGCACTGCTGTCGTGCTCTACCCGGTCACCCGCCGCGGCAGCGAGCCGCTCGGGCTGGCGTTCGTGGCCTCGCGCACGATCGAGGCCGCTCTGATCCTGGTAGGGGTGCTGGCCGTGCTGTCGCTGCTGTCCCTGAGGAACGACGCCGTGGCGACAGCGACCGCGTCGGCCGCGCTCACCGAACTGCACACGTACGCGTTCCTGCTCGGTCCGGCGGTGATGTCGGCGACCAACGCCCTGCTGCTGGGCACGATGCTGTATCGCACCCGGCTCGTCCCGCGGGTGATCCCGGCGGTGGGCCTGGTCGGCGGGCCGCTCCTGCTGGTCTCGTCGGCCGGCGTCATGCTGGGCGCCTGGACCCAGATGACCGCGATCGGCACGGTCGCCGCGCTGCCCGTCGCGGCGTGGGAGTTCGCGCTCGGGATCTGGCTGGTGGCCAAGGGGTTTCGACCGGAGGCACTCGCGGCGCTGCCGTCACCGGTTCTCAGTCCAACTGCCGCGGCGTCGGGACCCGCGGTGCCCGAGCTCGACTCGGTCGTCGCCAGCTGACGTCAGCCGCAGCCGCAGGCTCCGCCGCAGCAGCCGCCGCCGGAGCCGCCCGGGGCCGGCTGCGGGCCGGGCCGGGTCCCCACGCCGACCGCGGAGATGCCGAGCAGTCGGACGGTGTCGTCGTGCCCCTCGGGGCAGGCCGCGGGTACGCCGGACTCGGCCATCGGCCGGACCACCGTGAACGTGTCGCCGCAGGCGCGGCAGCGGAACTCGTACGTCGGCATGCGCCGAGGGTAGGCGTCACGTGCCCGCGTCGCCGAGTCGGC is drawn from Candidatus Nanopelagicales bacterium and contains these coding sequences:
- a CDS encoding TetR/AcrR family transcriptional regulator C-terminal domain-containing protein yields the protein MPAGSPRRTPLDRTRVVAEAVALADEQGLDAVSMRALAGRLGVVPMALYKHVADKDDLVAGMLDAVIDGYAAPPLGTDWRDTVRARILAARQALLVHPWLRPAIEGATRRTPSVLRHMDTLAGDLIDAGFSVDLTHHAMHALGHRIWGFSPEAFSSPAAGGEEAPPPPEVMQQLAQAFPYVTAIALDAATRNPTGACDEQSEFEFTLDLLLDAFERLHAAGWSSVQT
- a CDS encoding DUF4386 domain-containing protein, which codes for MTHDRKLALVAGVLYLATFVTSMPALALKTPFLDSGAHPLWAAWGSVLEVLLAAACVGTAVVLYPVTRRGSEPLGLAFVASRTIEAALILVGVLAVLSLLSLRNDAVATATASAALTELHTYAFLLGPAVMSATNALLLGTMLYRTRLVPRVIPAVGLVGGPLLLVSSAGVMLGAWTQMTAIGTVAALPVAAWEFALGIWLVAKGFRPEALAALPSPVLSPTAAASGPAVPELDSVVAS
- a CDS encoding zinc ribbon domain-containing protein; amino-acid sequence: MPTYEFRCRACGDTFTVVRPMAESGVPAACPEGHDDTVRLLGISAVGVGTRPGPQPAPGGSGGGCCGGACGCG